The following are encoded in a window of Streptomyces griseiscabiei genomic DNA:
- a CDS encoding Fur family transcriptional regulator, protein MSDLLERLRGRGWRMTAQRRVVAEVLDGEHVHLTADEVHVRAVAKLPEISRATVYNTLGELVSLGEVLEVATDRRAKRYDPNAHRPHHHLVCARCGTIRDVHPTGDPLADLPSSERFGFTVSDVEVTYRGVCPTCTTA, encoded by the coding sequence ATGAGTGACCTTCTGGAGCGGCTGCGCGGACGCGGATGGCGCATGACCGCACAGCGGCGCGTCGTGGCCGAGGTCCTCGACGGCGAACACGTCCATCTGACGGCCGACGAGGTACACGTGCGCGCTGTCGCCAAGCTGCCCGAGATCTCCAGGGCGACCGTCTACAACACCCTGGGCGAATTGGTCTCCCTCGGCGAGGTGCTGGAGGTCGCCACGGACCGGCGCGCCAAGCGGTACGACCCGAACGCGCACCGCCCGCACCACCACCTGGTCTGCGCCCGCTGCGGCACGATCCGCGACGTCCACCCCACGGGCGACCCCCTGGCCGACCTCCCCTCCTCCGAGCGGTTCGGTTTCACCGTCTCGGACGTGGAGGTCACCTATCGAGGCGTGTGCCCGACCTGCACGACGGCGTAG
- the hisN gene encoding histidinol-phosphatase, whose protein sequence is MADYLDDLRFAHVLADAADATTMARFKALDLKVETKPDMTPVSEADKAAEEIVRGQLKRARPRDAILGEEFGLEGTGPRRWVVDPIDGTKNYVRGVPVWATLISLMEAAEGGYQPVVGVVSAPALGRRWWAAKGHGAFTGRSLSSASRLRVSRVADLSDASFAYSSLSGWEDRGNLNGFLDLTREVWRTRAYGDFWPYMMVAEGAVDICAEPELSLWDMAANAIIVTEAGGSFTGLDGRPGPHSGDAAASNGLLHDELLGYLTQRY, encoded by the coding sequence ATGGCCGACTACCTCGACGACCTCCGCTTCGCCCACGTCCTCGCGGACGCCGCCGACGCGACCACCATGGCCCGCTTCAAGGCCCTCGACCTGAAGGTCGAGACGAAGCCGGACATGACCCCGGTGAGCGAGGCCGACAAGGCCGCCGAGGAGATCGTCCGAGGCCAACTCAAGCGGGCCCGGCCCCGGGACGCCATCCTCGGCGAGGAGTTCGGCCTCGAAGGCACCGGCCCCCGCCGCTGGGTCGTCGACCCGATCGACGGCACCAAGAACTACGTCCGCGGTGTCCCCGTCTGGGCCACCCTGATCTCCCTGATGGAGGCGGCCGAGGGCGGCTACCAGCCCGTCGTCGGCGTCGTCTCCGCCCCCGCCCTGGGCCGCCGCTGGTGGGCGGCGAAGGGCCACGGCGCCTTCACCGGCCGCAGCCTCAGCTCCGCCTCCCGCCTGCGGGTCTCCCGCGTCGCCGATCTCTCGGACGCCTCCTTCGCGTACTCCTCCCTCAGTGGCTGGGAGGATCGCGGCAACCTCAACGGCTTCCTGGACCTGACCCGCGAGGTGTGGCGCACGCGCGCGTACGGCGACTTCTGGCCGTACATGATGGTCGCCGAGGGCGCGGTGGACATCTGCGCCGAACCCGAGCTGTCCCTCTGGGACATGGCCGCCAACGCGATCATCGTCACCGAGGCGGGCGGCAGCTTCACCGGCCTCGACGGCCGCCCCGGCCCGCACAGCGGCGACGCGGCGGCCTCGAACGGCCTGCTCCACGACGAACTGCTGGGGTATCTGACCCAGCGTTACTGA
- a CDS encoding CBS domain-containing protein gives MLVRDAMSTVVLTIGPDHTLRQAAALMSARRIGAAVVLDPDAGGLGILTERDVLNSVGLGQNPDAERTHAHTTNDVVFAAPSWTLEEAARAMTHGGFRHLIVLDQGAPIGIVSVRDIIRCWVPARQHATA, from the coding sequence ATGCTCGTCCGCGACGCCATGAGCACAGTGGTCCTCACCATCGGCCCCGATCACACCCTCCGCCAGGCCGCCGCCCTGATGTCGGCTCGCCGGATCGGCGCGGCCGTGGTCCTCGACCCGGACGCCGGCGGACTCGGCATCCTGACCGAACGCGACGTCCTCAACTCCGTAGGCCTCGGCCAGAACCCCGACGCCGAGCGGACCCACGCCCACACCACCAACGACGTCGTGTTCGCCGCGCCGTCCTGGACCCTGGAGGAAGCGGCCCGCGCCATGACCCACGGCGGCTTCCGCCATCTGATCGTCCTCGACCAGGGCGCCCCGATAGGCATCGTCTCGGTCCGCGACATCATCCGCTGCTGGGTCCCGGCCCGGCAGCACGCGACGGCATAG
- a CDS encoding TetR/AcrR family transcriptional regulator, with product MMPAARESLLDAAYTALVRRPWSAVRMVDVAAVAGVSRQTLYNEFGSKEGLARALVRREADGYLAGVDRALAAHADTRDRLAATAEWTVAASRNNALVRAMLTGCWGERLPAPTLSAVPSSSVVPAQRRADGPLPAPTDFVALVRERAVAVLSAPGTPKSDTAELARSCELAVRLALSCVAAPPGEGGVTDLVRTALPRQLSRPLNPL from the coding sequence ATGATGCCTGCAGCGCGGGAATCCTTGTTGGACGCCGCTTACACGGCACTGGTGCGCCGGCCGTGGTCCGCCGTGCGCATGGTGGACGTGGCGGCGGTGGCCGGAGTGTCACGTCAGACGCTGTACAACGAGTTCGGCAGCAAGGAGGGGCTCGCCAGGGCCCTGGTCCGGAGGGAGGCGGACGGCTATCTGGCGGGGGTCGACCGGGCGCTGGCCGCCCACGCGGACACCCGGGACCGGCTGGCCGCGACCGCCGAGTGGACCGTGGCGGCCTCCCGGAACAACGCACTCGTTCGCGCCATGCTCACCGGCTGCTGGGGTGAGCGGCTGCCCGCGCCGACGCTCTCGGCGGTGCCCTCGTCCTCGGTCGTCCCCGCGCAGCGGCGCGCGGACGGACCGTTGCCCGCGCCCACCGACTTCGTGGCCCTGGTGCGCGAGCGGGCCGTCGCCGTGCTCTCCGCGCCCGGCACCCCCAAGTCGGACACCGCGGAGCTGGCCCGGTCCTGCGAACTCGCCGTACGGCTCGCCCTGTCGTGCGTGGCCGCGCCCCCGGGCGAGGGCGGAGTCACGGATCTCGTACGGACGGCGCTGCCCCGCCAGCTGAGCCGGCCCCTCAACCCCCTGTAG
- a CDS encoding tetratricopeptide repeat protein — translation MDVMGDKATLLETGRFAQPADFGLPADFVVPASASSAESVPAAEEDETGDAVEETRQRLAAEAGDAEAMSVLGAMLLRRGDLDGAEPYLRGATAAGDRAAANNLGVLLHQRGYPDDAAGWWRIAAVAGSAAAAHALGRHHRERGDEPAAEYWLRQSAEQGHALGAYALADLLEHRSDAAAERWMRVAAERGHREAAYRLARALDHLAEQEERAAVREGRRIARAAFEIGSASREAAREGRPVVREGRGAAVRAGAGEPGGDNGVAGVAEEAEQWYRQAAARGHRRAALHLGAILERRGELKEAGRWYLTSAKDGEPRAACALGFLLRDAGDTESAAVWWLRAAQDGDGNAANALGALHAERGETQTAERWYRAAMDAGDVNGAYNLGLLCAEQGRTAQAEQWYRRAAYAGHREAANALAILLLQVGDASGAEPWFSKAAEAGSVDAAFNLGILFAGRGDDATALVWYERAAAAGHTEAALQVAIARLRDGDERAAERHLRCAAGGGSAEAAYRLAAVLDARRPPAPAHELGEPVREKNECEEWYERAASQGHRRAQVRVGMLAAGRGDVVEAARWYRVAAESGSRNGAFNLGLLLAREGSEPEAAVWWARAADAGHGRAALRLALVYARRGELVEGKRWADRAVALGPVEVAERAARLGDALRDELSA, via the coding sequence ATGGACGTTATGGGGGACAAGGCAACTCTGTTGGAGACGGGGCGGTTTGCGCAGCCTGCCGACTTTGGGCTGCCTGCCGACTTTGTGGTGCCCGCGTCCGCTTCGTCGGCCGAGTCCGTGCCTGCCGCGGAGGAGGACGAGACGGGGGACGCCGTGGAGGAGACGCGTCAGCGGCTCGCCGCCGAAGCCGGCGACGCCGAGGCGATGAGCGTCCTCGGCGCCATGCTGCTGCGCCGCGGCGACCTCGACGGGGCCGAGCCCTATCTGCGCGGCGCCACCGCCGCCGGTGACCGTGCGGCCGCCAACAACCTCGGCGTCCTGCTGCACCAGCGCGGGTACCCCGACGACGCCGCCGGCTGGTGGCGGATCGCGGCCGTTGCCGGGTCCGCCGCCGCCGCGCACGCGCTCGGCCGGCACCACCGTGAGCGCGGCGACGAACCGGCCGCCGAGTACTGGCTGCGCCAGTCCGCCGAGCAGGGCCACGCGCTGGGCGCGTACGCCCTCGCCGACCTGCTGGAGCACCGCAGCGACGCCGCCGCCGAGCGCTGGATGCGGGTCGCCGCCGAGCGCGGCCACCGCGAGGCCGCGTACCGCCTCGCGCGGGCGCTCGACCACCTCGCCGAGCAGGAGGAGCGTGCGGCCGTGCGGGAGGGGCGCAGGATCGCGCGCGCGGCGTTCGAGATCGGCAGTGCGAGCCGTGAGGCCGCCCGCGAGGGCCGCCCCGTCGTACGGGAAGGCCGCGGCGCCGCCGTGCGAGCGGGGGCGGGGGAGCCCGGCGGTGACAACGGTGTCGCAGGTGTCGCCGAGGAGGCCGAGCAGTGGTACCGCCAGGCCGCCGCGCGCGGGCACCGGCGGGCCGCGCTGCACCTCGGGGCGATCCTGGAGCGGCGCGGGGAGCTGAAGGAGGCCGGGCGCTGGTATCTGACCTCGGCCAAGGACGGCGAGCCGCGGGCCGCGTGCGCGCTCGGGTTCCTGCTGCGGGACGCGGGCGACACCGAGAGTGCGGCCGTGTGGTGGCTGCGGGCCGCCCAGGACGGCGACGGCAACGCGGCCAACGCGCTGGGCGCGCTGCACGCCGAGCGCGGTGAGACCCAGACCGCCGAGCGCTGGTACCGGGCCGCGATGGACGCCGGTGACGTCAACGGCGCGTACAACCTCGGGCTGCTCTGCGCCGAGCAGGGGCGGACCGCGCAGGCCGAGCAGTGGTACCGGCGTGCCGCGTACGCCGGGCACCGGGAGGCGGCGAACGCGCTGGCCATCCTGCTGCTGCAGGTCGGGGACGCGTCCGGGGCCGAGCCGTGGTTCTCCAAGGCCGCGGAGGCCGGCAGCGTGGACGCCGCCTTCAACCTGGGCATCCTGTTCGCCGGGCGGGGCGACGACGCGACGGCGCTCGTCTGGTACGAGCGGGCGGCCGCCGCCGGGCACACCGAGGCGGCGCTCCAGGTCGCCATCGCGCGCCTGCGGGACGGGGACGAGCGGGCCGCCGAGCGGCATCTGAGGTGTGCCGCCGGCGGGGGCAGCGCCGAGGCCGCGTACCGGCTGGCCGCGGTGCTCGACGCCCGTCGGCCGCCCGCGCCCGCGCATGAGCTGGGGGAGCCGGTACGGGAGAAGAACGAGTGCGAGGAGTGGTACGAGCGGGCCGCTTCGCAGGGGCATCGGCGGGCGCAGGTGCGGGTCGGGATGCTGGCCGCCGGGCGCGGGGATGTCGTCGAGGCGGCTCGGTGGTACCGGGTCGCGGCGGAGTCCGGGTCGCGGAACGGCGCGTTCAATCTGGGGCTGCTGCTGGCTCGGGAGGGGAGCGAGCCGGAGGCCGCCGTGTGGTGGGCCCGGGCTGCCGACGCGGGGCACGGGCGGGCGGCGTTGCGGCTCGCCCTCGTCTACGCGCGTCGGGGTGAGCTGGTGGAGGGCAAGCGGTGGGCCGATCGGGCCGTCGCTCTCGGACCGGTGGAGGTCGCGGAGCGGGCCGCGCGGTTGGGCGACGCGTTGCGGGACGAGTTGTCGGCGTAG
- a CDS encoding DMT family transporter — MAWLLVVVAGLLETGFAVCLKLSHGFTRLWPTVAFCVFALGSFGLLTLALKKLDVGPAYAVWTGIGAAGTAIYGMIFLGDLVSTLKIVSISLVIVGVVGLQLSGSAH, encoded by the coding sequence ATGGCGTGGCTGCTGGTGGTCGTGGCGGGACTTCTGGAGACCGGATTCGCCGTCTGTCTGAAGCTCTCGCACGGATTCACCAGACTCTGGCCCACGGTCGCCTTCTGCGTCTTCGCGCTCGGCAGCTTCGGCCTGCTGACCCTCGCCCTCAAGAAGCTCGATGTCGGCCCCGCCTACGCCGTCTGGACGGGCATCGGCGCGGCCGGCACTGCGATCTACGGGATGATCTTCCTCGGCGATCTCGTGTCGACGCTGAAGATCGTCTCGATCAGTCTGGTGATCGTGGGGGTCGTGGGCCTGCAACTGTCGGGCTCGGCACACTAG